GCGCAGGACATCGTCGAGCGCGTGAACTACCCGGGCCTGGCTTCGCATCGCGACCATGCGCTGGCGCAGAAGCTGCTGCCCAAGGGCAGCGGCGCGGTGTTCAGCTTCGACCTGAAGGGCGGGCGCGAACCGGGCCGGCGCTTCATCGAATCGCTGCGGCTGTTCTCGCATCTGGCGAACGTGGGCGACGCCCGCTCGCTGGTGATCCATCCGGCGTCGACGACGCATTTCCGCATGGACGACGCGGCGCTCGCGGCGTCGGGCATCCGTGCGGGGACGATCCGCCTGTCGATCGGATTGGAAGATCCCGACGACCTGATCGCCGATCTGAAGACCGCGTTGAAGGTGGCGTCGAAATGAGCGCGAAGAAACTCGGCATCCAAGGTCGCGCCGCCTATGTGTACACCGGCGGCAAGCGCTTCGACGCGGCCCTGCCCTGCGTCGTGTTCATCCACGGCGCCTTGCACGACCACAGCGTGTGGACGCTGCTGGCGCGCCATTTCGCCCATCACGGGCGCAGCGTGCTGGCGGTCGACCTGCCCGGGCATGGGCGCAGCGAGGGCCCCGCGCTGGGAGACGTGGAGGCGCTCGGCGACTGGATCAACGAGGTGCTCGACGCCGCCGGCGTGAATGCCGAAGGCTCGGTGTCGCTGGTCGGACACTCGATGGGATCGCTGATCGCGCTCGAAGCCGCGGCGCGGCGACCGGCGCGCGTGTCGCGGCTGGTCATGGTCGGCACCGCGTGGCCGATGAAGGTGTCGGACGCGCTGCTGAGCACCTCGCGCGAACGGCCGCGCGCAGCGATGGCGATGGTCAACGCGTTCTCGCATTCGACGACGGCCGGCAAGCCGTCGTATCCGGGACCGGGCGCATGGATGCACGGCGGCAACCTGGCGTTGATGGAGCGCATGCAGGACCGCTACGGCGAACACGGCAACCTCTTCGAGCACGACTTCCTGGTCTGCGATCGCTACCAGGGCGCGCCGGAGGCTGTCGCGAAGGTGACCGCAGCCGGCATCCGCACTGAGATGATCCTCGGCGCGAAGGACGCGATGACGCCCCCCAAAGCCGCGAAGCCGTTGGCCGAGATGTCGGGCGCGCGCGTGACGACCCTGCCGGCCGGGCATTCACTGATGACCGAGGCGCCAGAGGAGATGTTGAATGCACTGAAGGCGGCGCTCGGCTGAGCGCCCTACGGTGACGCCCTCAGCCAAGCAGACGGTCCGTGAGGGCCGCGCCAGGAGACGACCATGAGCACCAGCCCCCTGCCCCACGCGCCCGAGGAATCGGACGCCGGCGTCGACCGCGTGAAAGCGATGCGCAGCTTCGCCGAGTTCTATCCCTTCTACCTCGGCGAGCACCGCAACCGGACCTGCCGGCGGCTGCACTTCGTCGGCTCGACGCTGGGGCTGCTGTGCCTGGCCTACGCGCTGGTCACGCAGACGTGGAGCTTCCTGCTGATCGGGCTGCTGTGCGGATACGCCTTCGCGTGGATCGGGCACTTCGGCTTCGAGAAGAACAAACCCGCGTCGTTCAAGCGCCCGCTGTACAGCTTCATGGGTGATTGGGTCATGTACAAGGACATCTGGGTCGGGAAAATTCGCTTCTGAATCATTTCCGGCGAACCCCCGCCGATTTGCACATGACATATCCATCCTGGCACCTCGACTGGCAATTCCGCAGCCGGGGATTCGAGTTCGCGACAATCAGGATGCGATGCAATGAACCCAACAGCCCACTCTGTCGGCACGGCCTCCGGCGTTTCCGGCACCTCGTTCGATTCACCAATCCACGAATTTCAACGCCTGTTGGATGAGGTGGAAAAACTACCTTCAGACACGCAGATGCCAAAGCTGAAGGAGCTGGGGAATCTGGCGCACCGCCTCCCCTTCAGCCCGCAAGGTCACGACCTCATTCACAAATACAACTCCCTTGCTCTCGAGGGCCCTGCCGGCGATGAGGTCAGAGCGGGAGGAAACGTGAAAGACATCGCCAAACGATATGGCATCTCCGATGTCAGTTGCCGACGTGCGCTAGGAGCACCTGATGTCGTTTTCGAAACCGACTATGACTATGGCCCCAGCTCCGGGCTCTCCCGATTAGAACAACTTGCTGTCGAAGGCATGGCGGCACAGGAAGTCGCAGACGGCGCAAACCCACAGGACGTTGCCCACAAATTCGGTGTGGGGCTTGATGATGTTGCAATTTTTACGCTGTACGACATCGCTGTCACTGGCCCCGGAAAGAAGTCCATCGAAGGGGGAATGAGCGCGGAAGAGGTCAGGACCCGGTTTGGCCTTCCTAAGTTCTGCGGTCCAACTTATAAACTGGAGGAGTTTGAGGCGGAGTACTTGAAAAGGATCAATGCCAAGCCGTCTGCGTCAACGCACGTTGGCAAGCGTCCCTACTAGATCTTTATATCGGTGCAGTGGTCTCCCCTGAACCTCTGACAATTCACGAGAAGAACAAACCCGCGTCGTTCAAGCGCCCGCTGTACAGCTTCATGGGTGATTGGGTCATGTACAAGGACATCTGGGTCGGGAAGAGCAAGTTCTGAACCGTCTCCGCGAACTCCTGTTGATTCGAACATCACAGATCCGTCTCGCCGTCCCACCCGCCAAACTGGTAGTCGTGGGACTTCCATTCATAAGAATCGGGACACCCTGTGATGAAAACAGCAATCCTCTCCGGAGCCACGGATTACAGCAATGCGGGCAGTTCAGTTGATCCATTCACCACGGACTTTCAACGGCTGTTGGTCGAGGTCGCGAAATTCGCCCTCGGGAATCAAGTGGAGAAGCTTCGTGAAATGGGTGCACAGACGCACCGGTTGCCCGACGACACGCTCGGGCACTCCCTACTCGACAAGTACAACACCATCGCCTGCGAAGGCCCCGCAGGTGAAGAAGTGAGGAACGGCGGAAATGTCAAAGAGGTCGCCGGCAGGTATGGCCTCACTGAGCAGGCGTGTTTCCTTGCCCACGGTTTCTTCGGGGCATTGGAAACGAACTTGGGCGTCACCGACGACTCTGTCTTGGTTGATGAGCCGGACTACGGTCCCCGATCAGGCGTGACACGTCTGGAAGAGATTGCCGTTGGTGCAGTGGCTGGCAAGGAAGTGGCGGACGGCGCCAACCTCCTTCAGGTTGCCCACAAATACGGCATTCGAGTCGATGGCAATCCCTTTGCTCGCTTGGCGCGCATCGCCGTCCAGGGGCCTGGGCGAAAAGCCGTCCTTGCCGGAGGTCGCGCGGCTGACTTCCTGGCCAGCAACGGCATCTCCAAGCTCTGGGA
This genomic stretch from Mitsuaria sp. 7 harbors:
- a CDS encoding alpha/beta fold hydrolase is translated as MSAKKLGIQGRAAYVYTGGKRFDAALPCVVFIHGALHDHSVWTLLARHFAHHGRSVLAVDLPGHGRSEGPALGDVEALGDWINEVLDAAGVNAEGSVSLVGHSMGSLIALEAAARRPARVSRLVMVGTAWPMKVSDALLSTSRERPRAAMAMVNAFSHSTTAGKPSYPGPGAWMHGGNLALMERMQDRYGEHGNLFEHDFLVCDRYQGAPEAVAKVTAAGIRTEMILGAKDAMTPPKAAKPLAEMSGARVTTLPAGHSLMTEAPEEMLNALKAALG
- a CDS encoding DUF962 domain-containing protein, translating into MSTSPLPHAPEESDAGVDRVKAMRSFAEFYPFYLGEHRNRTCRRLHFVGSTLGLLCLAYALVTQTWSFLLIGLLCGYAFAWIGHFGFEKNKPASFKRPLYSFMGDWVMYKDIWVGKIRF